One Nostoc sp. CENA543 genomic window, ATTTAACCTTATAATTATTTGATACTTAAGTATTAGTCGCAAAAAAAGTATTAAGCGAAATTAACACTGCAACAAATTATCAATAGTTAATGTAAAATTGATTTGCAATTAAATTGACTAACTTGCAAAATAGCTAAGAATCAATTTCAATAACTTAAGAGGTTCGTGTCATTAACAAAAATCACATGACACGATGAATGATGAGGGAAGTAATGAAACCAGAGCAAATCTTGCAAAGCTTGTTGTTGGCAGTCTCAGTTGGTGTGTTCATGGCTAATCCAGCCCAAGGGGCAAAGACGAACCAGCAATCAGAACTGCGACAGAAACGGGATATTTTGCAAATCAACCAACCCTCTCTACTTACTCAAGGGGGTTCGCAACAAGTTATTCCCGTGACTGGAGTCCAAGTGAATTCCACCGCTCAGGGTGTGGAGATAATTTTACAGACTACTTCAGGCGATCAGTTACAAGTTAAGCCTAGAAGTGAAGGTAATACATACATTGCAGAGATCAATAATGCTCAACTGCGTTTATCTAGTGGTGAGATATTTCGCCAAGAAAACCCAGTAGCAGGAATTGCTGAAATTACTGTTAACAACCAAAATCCTAATACTATATTAGTCACAGTCAAAGGAGAAACAAGCTTACCGCAAGTAGAATTGTTTGACAGTGATGAAGGCTTGATTTTAGGGTTGATCACTACGGCATCTGCAACCCCACCACCAGAAAAACAGCCAGAAACAGAAGTAGCACCCACACCTACACCAGAAACAGAAACTCCCGTCCAACCACCATCAGCAGAGTCGAATGAGCCAATAGAATTAGTGGTAACAGGCGATCGCGATGCTGGCTATAACGCATTAAACGCTACTACCGGCACAAGAACCGACACCCCACTGCGAGACATACCACAATCGATTCAGGTGATTCCGCGCCAGGTAATTGAAGATCAACAAGTTATCAGATTGGATGAAACACTCAATAACGTCAGTAATGTTATTGCTGGTGGGTTGGACACAGGTACAGAAGCAAGATATACAATTCGGGGATTTGATAACGCACCAATATTGATAGATGGATTTAGACAATTTGCCTTTCCAGATGTTCCAGAAACAGCCAATTTAGAACGTGTCGAAATCCTCAAAGGCCCAGCCTCGATTTTATATGGACAGATTCAACCCGGTGGGATCATTAACGCTGTCACCAAAAAACCTCTAGCAGAGCCTTTTTACGAAGCAGAAGTCCAGTTTGGTAACTATGGTTTGATTCGTCCACGCATTGATATTTCTGGCTCTTTGAATGATGATCCCAGCCTGCTGTATAGACTGAACCTATCCTATTTGAATAGTGAAAGTTTCCGAGGTTTTGACGAAAACTTTGAGCAATATTTCGTTGCACCCGTATTAGCTTGGAAATTGGGCGAAAAGACAGATTTTACCTTTGAAGCGCAGTATTCTAACCGTAGACGGCCATATGATGCTGGTTTAGTAGCTTCTGGAAGAGGTGTAATTGATGTTCCACGCGATCGCATCATCAATGAACCAGATGACTATATTGAGCGCACATTTATTAGCACTGGATACTCACTAGAGCATCGTTTTAGTGATAACTGGACATTTCGCAATGGATTTCGCTACGCCACAAGTAAAGTTTATAGCGATCGCTTGACGATTACTACTAACTTTGATGAGACGACAGGTATTGTAGATCGCGTTTATGCACTAGATGATTTCTATTCTGACGATTACTCCTTACAGTCAAATGTCATAGGTAAATTCTCTACAGGTAGCATCAAACACACCCTCTTGTTTGGTCTGGATTTGAATCGTACTAACTCCAGTAGTTTTGCCACCTCTAATTTCTTTACTCCCTCACAGTTGAATATCTTCAACCCTGTCTACAGAGCTACACCCCGCACTGGTTTAGATATTGTGCTTCTAGATAGAGAATCTGTCACAGATAGATTAGGTATTTATCTACAAGATGAAATAGCCTTCTTTGATAGTCTCAAATTACTAGCTGGGATACGCTACGAAACCGTCAAGCAAGACATCACCAATCAACCATCACTGTTTTATCCCGGCGGTGATACCAGTCAATTCAATGATGCTTTCACTCCCCGCATCGGAATTGTGTATCAACCATCAAAAGAAGTATCACTTTATGCCAGCTATTCCCAATCATTTAATCCGAATATTGATCAGTTCGATGTGAATGGTAATCCTCTAGAACCAGAAAGAGGCGAAGGGTACGAAGTTGGTGTCAAAACTGAATTACTAGAAGGTAAACTTTCAGCAACGTTATCGTACTTTGACATTACCAAACAAAACGTTGCGACAACGGATCTGAATTTTCCGGGGCTGGGTATTTCTATAGCTACAGGTGAACAACGTAGCCGAGGTTTTGAATTCGATGTTAGCGGACAAATTCTCCCAGGATGGAATATTATTGCCGCTTACGCATATACAGATGCAGAAGTCACAGCAGACAATACCATTCCCGTAGGAAATAGACTCGCAGGAGTTCCGAAACATAGTGCTAGTTTATGGACAACTTATGAAATTCAACGCGGTAATTGGCAAGGTTTAGGCTTTGGCGTGGGCTTTAACTATGTAGGAGAGCGTCAAGGCGACCTAGACAACAGCTTTGAACTAGATAGTTATTTTCTAACTAATGCTGGTATTTTTTACCGCCGCAACAATTGGCGTTTTGCTCTCAACTTCAAGAATATTTTTGATGTTGACTACATCAGTGGTGTACCTTTTGGCAGAACTAGCGGTATTTATCCCGGCGAACCTTTTACTGTCATTGGTTCTGTTTCAGTGCGTTTTTAAATCACATCTTCTGCCTAGCAAAAAATTAGCGAGACTTTGTCTGTTGTGATTAGCATTAACAAAGCTTCAAAAAATTTGGCTTGCTTGGCAGTAGTCATCATATTAAATCAAAGTCCCCTTTTTTAAGGGGAGCCATTGCGTTAGAAGGGTTTCCCAGCTTAAAGGAGGCAGTGCAGTGGACAGGTTCCCCGGCATAAAGCAACTGCCATCAAGTGGCATGGATTTAGAGGGATCAAACCACATTTTTTTTAAATAGAATCGGTATAAAGTGCTTATGTACAAAACAAACTTATAGCGTTTCCTAATCTGCTGAGGTACAAATCTCTGCGTAACTCTGCGATTTACTCCGCGCCCCTCTGCGTTTCAAAATATTATCTGTACCTCACTTAACTGGGAACCGCTATAATTGCCATAATTAATCAAATTAGGGACAGTTTTTCCCGATTTCCAAATTATGAGGCGGGATGCAACTAGAAAGATTATTTCCTATCCTATTTAAACTATATAGTTATTTAGTTATAATAAATACAGTCATCAGAAAAAATCTGCTTTACCTTGAAAAAGACTGCTGAAATGGCTGCATTCTAATAACTGGCGACTGGGAACTGGGGACTAGGGACTGGGAAAGCAGGAGAAGAAAAACCTCACTCAGCACTCTCAACTCAGAGTATAGAAAATATTACAGGTAAACTAATGTGGAAAAGTGCTATTACAGCATATTTACATTATCTGGGCTTCATGCTGGCTTTCGGGGCGTTGGTGGTTGAAAGTCAGAATTTGAAAAAAGATATCAGCCTCAAAGAAGCTTGGAGAGTGGTAATAGCAGATGCTATTTATGGTTTATCAGCCATAACAATTCTGATGACGGGTGTATTGAGAGTGATTTACTTTGGTAAAGGCAGTGATTATTATCTGAGCAATCCAGTCTTTTACATCAAGGTAAGTCTTTTTATTCTGGTGAGTTTGTTGTCTTTGTATCCCACCTTTTCTTTTCTGTCGTGGATTAAGAACTTGCTAGATAATCAACCCCCTAAAATTGAATTACCCCAATTACAGCGACTAAATTGGCTAATTAGGGGGGAATTGGCTGGTTTTGCGCTGATTCCCCTATTGGCGGCGGTTTTAGCGCGAGGAATTCGGATTTTGTAAACATCAAGAATGGAGGGAGTGCGCTACTTTAGTAAGTGTGCTTTAGATTCAAGGAGAATCACTCATGTTTCCATTTTGGATGAACCCCTGCTGTCATTCTGATTCGACTACTCAAAAATCCTATCGCCAGCATCAATTAGAATTCTTGAAATGGATGCGGGATAGCCTGGAAACTCGGTTAGCTGCTGTAAATGCTGCGATATCAACTATGGAACGGCAAATGGGCGAAGATAACTCCCCTAATCAACCATCCTGATATTTAACCCGAATTGCTTGCCAATAGCCACACGAAAGCAGTAATTAAAACTACAACAAGGAATATATTTGAGTGATGAGGAATGTACTTTCAGACGTAGCGATCGCTAAACTCATTGAAGAGGACGTTCCCTATTTTGATTTGACAACATTGGGACTCGGTATTGGCAAGCAATCGGGTGAAATTGAATTTTATTCCCGTCATCCAATGGTAGTCTGTGCTACAGAGGAAGCCGCTAGAGTGTTTGAAGAGTGTGGTGCAAAGGTTCTTTTTCTGGTGGAAAGCAGCACTACCTTGGCAGAAAAACAACTAATCTTAAAAGCCACAGGTACAGCAGAAGCTTTGCATATTGGCTGGAGAATTGCCCTAAATTTGATGGAATATACTTCCGGTATTGCTACTCGTACCAATAATTTGGTCAAAGCAGCACGACAAGTCAACCCATCAGTGGGAGTTGTAGGGACGCGGAAAGTATTTCCTGGAACGCGTGCGCTATCTGTCAAGGCTATTTTGGCGGGTGGCGCAATTCCTCACCGCTTGGGGTTGTCTGAAACAATTTTGATTTTCAAAGAACATCTGACTTATCTGGGTGGGATGTCGGGACTCTTAGAACGCTTACCGGAACTCAAACAACGCTTTCAGGAACACAAAATTGCGATGGAAGTAGAAACTATCGCCGATGCGTGGGCGATCGCACAAGCTGGAGTTGATATGATTCAGTTTGATAAGGTTTCCTGCGCTGAACTCAAGCCTGTAGTACCGTCATTCAAAAATCAGTATCCCCAGATTAAACTAGCTGTCGCTGGGGGAATCAACTTAGACAACGTTCAAGACTACGCCAGCACAGGAGTTGATCTACTCGTCACCAGCTTTCCCTATTTTGGTAAACCTGCTGATATTGGCGCGAAGATGTTGACTTTGGAATGATAGATAAAATTTAGAAAAAAAATCTATTTTGTAACTAATGTAAATCCTTTTTCATCGCTATTCATCCCCATGTGAAGCGAAAACTGGGGATGAATAGCGGTTCAAGATAAACAGT contains:
- a CDS encoding TonB-dependent siderophore receptor; protein product: MKPEQILQSLLLAVSVGVFMANPAQGAKTNQQSELRQKRDILQINQPSLLTQGGSQQVIPVTGVQVNSTAQGVEIILQTTSGDQLQVKPRSEGNTYIAEINNAQLRLSSGEIFRQENPVAGIAEITVNNQNPNTILVTVKGETSLPQVELFDSDEGLILGLITTASATPPPEKQPETEVAPTPTPETETPVQPPSAESNEPIELVVTGDRDAGYNALNATTGTRTDTPLRDIPQSIQVIPRQVIEDQQVIRLDETLNNVSNVIAGGLDTGTEARYTIRGFDNAPILIDGFRQFAFPDVPETANLERVEILKGPASILYGQIQPGGIINAVTKKPLAEPFYEAEVQFGNYGLIRPRIDISGSLNDDPSLLYRLNLSYLNSESFRGFDENFEQYFVAPVLAWKLGEKTDFTFEAQYSNRRRPYDAGLVASGRGVIDVPRDRIINEPDDYIERTFISTGYSLEHRFSDNWTFRNGFRYATSKVYSDRLTITTNFDETTGIVDRVYALDDFYSDDYSLQSNVIGKFSTGSIKHTLLFGLDLNRTNSSSFATSNFFTPSQLNIFNPVYRATPRTGLDIVLLDRESVTDRLGIYLQDEIAFFDSLKLLAGIRYETVKQDITNQPSLFYPGGDTSQFNDAFTPRIGIVYQPSKEVSLYASYSQSFNPNIDQFDVNGNPLEPERGEGYEVGVKTELLEGKLSATLSYFDITKQNVATTDLNFPGLGISIATGEQRSRGFEFDVSGQILPGWNIIAAYAYTDAEVTADNTIPVGNRLAGVPKHSASLWTTYEIQRGNWQGLGFGVGFNYVGERQGDLDNSFELDSYFLTNAGIFYRRNNWRFALNFKNIFDVDYISGVPFGRTSGIYPGEPFTVIGSVSVRF
- a CDS encoding DUF2214 family protein → MWKSAITAYLHYLGFMLAFGALVVESQNLKKDISLKEAWRVVIADAIYGLSAITILMTGVLRVIYFGKGSDYYLSNPVFYIKVSLFILVSLLSLYPTFSFLSWIKNLLDNQPPKIELPQLQRLNWLIRGELAGFALIPLLAAVLARGIRIL
- the modD gene encoding ModD protein, which codes for MRNVLSDVAIAKLIEEDVPYFDLTTLGLGIGKQSGEIEFYSRHPMVVCATEEAARVFEECGAKVLFLVESSTTLAEKQLILKATGTAEALHIGWRIALNLMEYTSGIATRTNNLVKAARQVNPSVGVVGTRKVFPGTRALSVKAILAGGAIPHRLGLSETILIFKEHLTYLGGMSGLLERLPELKQRFQEHKIAMEVETIADAWAIAQAGVDMIQFDKVSCAELKPVVPSFKNQYPQIKLAVAGGINLDNVQDYASTGVDLLVTSFPYFGKPADIGAKMLTLE